One Homo sapiens chromosome 3, GRCh38.p14 Primary Assembly genomic window carries:
- the CRIPTO gene encoding protein Cripto isoform 2 (isoform 2 is encoded by transcript variant 2), which produces MAISKVFELGLVAGLGHQEFARPSRGYLAFRDDSIWPQEEPAIRPRSSQRVPPMGIQHSKELNRTCCLNGGTCMLGSFCACPPSFYGRNCEHDVRKENCGSVPHDTWLPKKCSLCKCWHGQLRCFPQAFLPGCDGLVMDEHLVASRTPELPPSARTTTFMLVGICLSIQSYY; this is translated from the exons ATGGCCATTTCTAAAGTCTTTGAACTGGGATTAGTTGCCG GGCTGGGCCATCAGGAATTTGCTCGTCCATCTCGGGGATACCTGGCCTTCAGAGATGACAGCATTTGGCCCCAGGAGGAGCCTGCAATTCGGCCTCGGTCTTCCCAGCGTGTGCCGCCCATGGGGATACAGCACA GTAAGGAGCTAAACAGAACCTGCTGCCTGAATGGGGGAACCTGCATGCTGGGGTCCTTTTGTGCCTGCCCTCCCTCCTTCTACGGACGGAACTGTGAGCACGATGTGCGCAAAGA GAACTGTGGGTCTGTGCCCCATGACACCTGGCTGCCCAAGAAGTGTTCCCTGTGTAAATGCTGGCACGGTCAGCTCCGCTGCTTTCCTCAGGCATTTCTACCCGGCTGTG ATGGCCTTGTGATGGATGAGCACCTCGTGGCTTCCAGGACTCCAGAACTACCACCGTCTGCACGTACTACCACTTTTATGCTAGTTGGCATCTGCCTTTCTATACAAAGCTACTATTAA
- the CRIPTO gene encoding protein Cripto isoform 1 precursor (isoform 1 precursor is encoded by transcript variant 1): protein MDCRKMARFSYSVIWIMAISKVFELGLVAGLGHQEFARPSRGYLAFRDDSIWPQEEPAIRPRSSQRVPPMGIQHSKELNRTCCLNGGTCMLGSFCACPPSFYGRNCEHDVRKENCGSVPHDTWLPKKCSLCKCWHGQLRCFPQAFLPGCDGLVMDEHLVASRTPELPPSARTTTFMLVGICLSIQSYY, encoded by the exons ATGGACTGCAGGAAGATGGCCCGCTTCTCTTACAG TGTGATTTGGATCATGGCCATTTCTAAAGTCTTTGAACTGGGATTAGTTGCCG GGCTGGGCCATCAGGAATTTGCTCGTCCATCTCGGGGATACCTGGCCTTCAGAGATGACAGCATTTGGCCCCAGGAGGAGCCTGCAATTCGGCCTCGGTCTTCCCAGCGTGTGCCGCCCATGGGGATACAGCACA GTAAGGAGCTAAACAGAACCTGCTGCCTGAATGGGGGAACCTGCATGCTGGGGTCCTTTTGTGCCTGCCCTCCCTCCTTCTACGGACGGAACTGTGAGCACGATGTGCGCAAAGA GAACTGTGGGTCTGTGCCCCATGACACCTGGCTGCCCAAGAAGTGTTCCCTGTGTAAATGCTGGCACGGTCAGCTCCGCTGCTTTCCTCAGGCATTTCTACCCGGCTGTG ATGGCCTTGTGATGGATGAGCACCTCGTGGCTTCCAGGACTCCAGAACTACCACCGTCTGCACGTACTACCACTTTTATGCTAGTTGGCATCTGCCTTTCTATACAAAGCTACTATTAA